In Arsenophonus sp. aPb, one DNA window encodes the following:
- a CDS encoding radical SAM protein → MRDTYIASLNDIDEKYPRPNICNILSKKENTDLLEYVFKDPFGCHIFPGDIDNYPLTSFYDDMNKEIKKAENIHLWVYIPTCRYRCHFCQFPTVIVNPKSAKADSLFKEIVDLNIKEATLWLKQVPNLANTSIGEFNIFGGTPSLLPDSELKRLINFYKDNFNFSSSTMRFEGEPGSLNKEYLSLLKELGFSKLSFGTQSFQDHLIKACGRKHTAEESFKTIADANTLDFDLISVDLIYGLFGQTVDDVKNDMEIIKKLNISHVVCTKLHMKEFMETRTGVSGERDSLWQKKIISDADKLIPSLGKQYQMRDLIDKYLAREYNEHPTMYFYKKNTYPEKWKSIITDLNKQYPEIAIGLGGSSKSISSEMINITNYKQYKESITKNQLPCHSIRGFSNDQKRINAFKMALSSLIPVDDNVYKAKFDGESFFTNKTINNALTKLQLRKLIFINNNRIFLTKEAAILVESIINTQFC, encoded by the coding sequence ATGCGAGATACCTATATTGCCTCTCTTAATGATATTGATGAAAAATATCCAAGACCAAATATATGCAATATTTTAAGTAAAAAAGAAAATACAGATTTACTTGAGTATGTATTTAAGGATCCTTTTGGTTGTCATATTTTCCCTGGTGATATCGATAATTATCCCTTAACCTCATTTTATGATGATATGAATAAGGAGATAAAAAAGGCAGAAAATATCCATCTCTGGGTCTATATTCCAACTTGTCGTTATCGATGCCACTTTTGTCAGTTTCCCACCGTTATAGTAAACCCTAAATCAGCTAAAGCTGACAGTTTATTTAAAGAAATCGTTGATCTTAATATTAAAGAAGCCACACTTTGGCTAAAACAAGTACCGAATCTTGCTAATACAAGTATCGGTGAATTTAATATATTTGGCGGTACTCCTTCTCTACTGCCTGATAGTGAATTAAAAAGATTAATAAATTTTTATAAAGATAACTTTAACTTCTCATCCTCAACTATGCGATTTGAAGGAGAGCCTGGTAGTCTCAATAAAGAATATTTGTCGTTACTAAAAGAACTTGGTTTTTCTAAATTATCCTTTGGTACTCAATCATTTCAGGATCATTTAATTAAAGCCTGTGGCAGAAAACATACTGCTGAAGAGTCCTTTAAAACCATTGCAGATGCTAATACATTAGATTTTGATTTAATTAGTGTTGATCTCATTTATGGTTTATTCGGCCAAACTGTTGATGATGTAAAAAACGATATGGAAATAATAAAAAAACTGAATATTTCTCATGTTGTTTGCACTAAATTACATATGAAAGAGTTTATGGAAACGAGAACCGGCGTATCGGGGGAGAGAGATAGTTTATGGCAGAAAAAAATAATTTCTGATGCGGATAAATTGATACCTAGTCTAGGAAAACAGTATCAAATGCGAGATTTAATAGATAAATATCTAGCTAGGGAATATAACGAACATCCGACAATGTATTTTTATAAGAAAAATACTTATCCAGAAAAATGGAAAAGCATTATTACTGATCTTAATAAACAATACCCTGAGATAGCGATCGGATTAGGTGGAAGCTCAAAATCTATCTCCTCTGAAATGATAAATATAACAAACTATAAACAATACAAAGAGTCTATTACTAAAAACCAACTACCTTGTCACTCCATTAGAGGTTTTTCAAACGATCAAAAAAGAATAAATGCTTTTAAAATGGCATTATCTAGCTTGATCCCTGTCGATGATAATGTTTATAAAGCAAAATTTGATGGAGAAAGTTTTTTTACCAACAAAACTATTAATAATGCACTAACAAAATTACAGCTTAGAAAACTTATTTTTATTAATAATAACAGGATTTTTTTAACTAAAGAAGCCGCAATATTAGTTGAGTCCATTATTAATACCCAATTTTGTTAA
- a CDS encoding glycosyltransferase family A protein, giving the protein MRKETFISIIFPFYNESERLESVIESIYNQKFKYKLFDLSNVELIFVDNNSTDDSVNKIIACHNRYNNLDIHIINEKIQGVSSARKKGMDYASQRAEKRRIQFNNWQKHYIVSADADCTVDQYWLDELIYTMITEDGDLGTCNYFYEKNDFIERPNLYKEINKTLRCRDFSFSLFGGFPDGKGFAVEKKMYDLVGGIEIFYQLQNGKFVEHLSDDWDFGIKVIAYGGKPVYSPKSYVKINSRRVDTLLYDVINGIAYGENGVITMKDVRPLDNQLNHYQDLSLNDAQQAWFYSIKDYIPKNIILPALLNPNILINNQEVINFFTPEVAKDLYNRINEIKNETSITDFKPIHSYKTPAFRLYFEFKEEIFNSLRRYVGEDIGYPPPIPDCFNAIDNKDFNRFVYYFCEDRESGEAHNYFANGGVF; this is encoded by the coding sequence ATGCGTAAAGAAACCTTTATATCTATTATATTCCCTTTTTATAATGAAAGTGAACGATTAGAAAGTGTCATAGAATCAATCTATAATCAAAAATTTAAATATAAACTATTTGATCTTAGTAATGTTGAATTAATTTTTGTTGATAATAATTCAACCGATGATTCTGTTAACAAAATTATTGCTTGTCACAACAGATATAACAATCTTGATATTCATATTATTAATGAAAAAATTCAAGGCGTTTCTTCAGCAAGAAAAAAAGGGATGGATTATGCATCCCAACGAGCTGAAAAACGGCGGATCCAATTTAACAACTGGCAAAAACATTATATTGTTTCAGCTGATGCTGATTGTACTGTAGACCAATATTGGCTTGACGAACTTATTTATACAATGATCACCGAAGATGGTGATTTAGGTACCTGTAATTATTTTTATGAGAAAAATGATTTTATCGAGCGGCCTAATTTATATAAAGAAATAAATAAAACATTACGCTGCCGTGATTTTTCATTCTCCTTGTTTGGTGGCTTTCCCGATGGAAAAGGTTTTGCTGTTGAAAAAAAAATGTATGATCTTGTTGGTGGCATTGAAATATTTTACCAATTACAAAATGGTAAATTTGTCGAACATTTATCTGACGATTGGGATTTTGGCATAAAAGTTATTGCTTATGGTGGAAAACCAGTATATTCACCAAAATCATATGTAAAAATTAATAGTCGAAGAGTAGATACCTTATTATATGATGTTATTAATGGCATCGCCTATGGTGAAAATGGCGTTATTACAATGAAAGATGTAAGGCCATTAGATAATCAATTAAATCATTATCAAGATTTAAGTCTCAATGATGCACAACAAGCCTGGTTTTATTCAATAAAAGATTATATCCCGAAAAACATTATATTACCGGCTTTATTAAATCCTAATATTTTAATTAACAACCAAGAAGTTATTAATTTTTTCACACCTGAGGTTGCTAAGGATCTCTATAATAGAATTAATGAGATCAAAAATGAAACCAGTATTACTGATTTCAAACCCATACATTCTTACAAAACCCCCGCCTTCCGACTCTATTTTGAATTTAAAGAAGAGATATTTAATTCGCTTCGTCGTTATGTAGGTGAAGACATCGGCTATCCGCCGCCAATCCCTGACTGCTTTAACGCTATTGATAATAAAGATTTTAATAGATTTGTTTATTATTTTTGTGAGGATAGAGAATCAGGAGAGGCACATAATTATTTTGCTAATGGTGGAGTGTTCTAA
- a CDS encoding LysR family transcriptional regulator: protein MFFSKRVEQFITIAQKGTFKEAADELCISPSALSKGMKEIEGQLGVQLFRHSGRGARLTSNGEKLYQELFPHYQDVSATTKKLMLGFSSKKESVINIATDDAYFPDLASIISKIDSIESGILVDIKKYSNRLISDIICRIQADIFIGSREEENLPANIESLALSSKLELGAAEDIINNYKDKMELLLNNNIIQTESMLLSKGFERIKNLLMDKHKKNIISVPSIDDVFQILSDGKGISFIPKSNKNISLGKQHKVNFAIPPAPFNIEVRGKLYYKAEKKESLQWLIDLICD from the coding sequence ATGTTTTTCTCAAAAAGAGTTGAGCAATTTATAACTATTGCCCAAAAAGGAACTTTTAAAGAAGCGGCAGATGAGTTATGTATATCTCCTTCTGCCCTTAGTAAGGGAATGAAGGAAATAGAGGGGCAGTTAGGTGTTCAACTTTTTCGACACTCAGGAAGAGGAGCAAGATTAACTTCTAATGGGGAAAAATTATATCAAGAATTATTTCCGCATTATCAAGATGTAAGTGCTACAACAAAAAAATTAATGTTAGGTTTTTCTAGTAAAAAAGAGTCTGTTATTAATATAGCGACAGATGATGCATATTTTCCTGATCTGGCATCAATAATATCAAAAATAGACTCAATTGAATCGGGAATTCTTGTTGATATTAAGAAGTATTCTAATCGTTTAATATCAGATATTATATGTCGTATTCAGGCAGATATTTTTATTGGTTCAAGAGAAGAGGAGAATTTACCTGCTAATATTGAAAGCTTAGCACTATCTTCTAAGTTAGAGTTAGGTGCAGCTGAAGATATTATAAATAACTATAAAGATAAAATGGAATTACTGCTTAATAATAATATTATACAAACAGAAAGTATGTTGTTATCGAAAGGTTTTGAAAGAATAAAAAATCTATTAATGGATAAGCATAAGAAAAATATAATTTCAGTTCCAAGTATTGATGATGTTTTTCAGATATTAAGCGATGGGAAAGGTATTTCGTTTATTCCTAAATCTAATAAAAATATATCATTAGGTAAGCAACATAAAGTGAATTTTGCTATTCCTCCTGCACCTTTCAATATTGAAGTTCGCGGCAAATTATATTATAAGGCTGAAAAAAAAGAATCTTTACAATGGCTTATCGATTTAATATGTGATTAA
- a CDS encoding glycosyl transferase family 2, translating into MFISFDAIAVSGITVEAAKLACYLNNRGFESFIDLGYDIKIDKGNFAKPYSCYEKSIFDKHFKLVRINDIHLLKNYTPEFIDKVNNSLIKGKAKVSLIEKNKLLEQVDIVANELSEIIFKVWNKLEITHLVIENGTLPENIIYTKALYKSIEKYGSQKNLACFVLWRDHDLMWNSETLSKKYGQEPWHYAIKPIKSKYIKYVTLNNSLAKKLKDWSKQDINIDVMRNTYLFNNNHDRINIRDRFNISKDDFLIARTTRIIPEKKLERDIYLVKKLNDLYTKNNKLCSIYLIIAGDEKENIDYSHYLRKYIKELELENFIKFSGPLQHDFIENENNKATIQDLYYSSDMVSFLTSYDYDSYGNPIGEAISHNRCYISTSYEYYHEVYGQHGFKTELMNISPKKDGLPDDDFIQRVYNLITDQNKTAALVKHNFNIGKNLLSNKIINKIFNI; encoded by the coding sequence ATGTTTATTTCATTTGATGCAATAGCTGTTTCAGGAATTACAGTAGAAGCAGCAAAATTAGCATGTTATTTAAATAATAGAGGGTTTGAATCCTTTATTGATTTAGGCTATGACATAAAAATTGATAAAGGAAATTTTGCTAAACCCTATTCTTGTTATGAAAAATCAATTTTTGATAAACATTTTAAACTAGTAAGAATTAATGATATACATTTGTTAAAAAATTACACTCCTGAATTTATTGATAAAGTAAATAACTCTTTAATTAAAGGTAAGGCAAAAGTAAGTTTAATAGAGAAAAATAAATTACTTGAACAAGTAGATATTGTTGCCAATGAGTTATCTGAAATAATTTTTAAGGTATGGAATAAACTGGAGATTACTCATCTGGTCATTGAAAATGGAACATTACCTGAAAATATTATTTATACTAAAGCGCTATATAAAAGTATAGAAAAATATGGCTCACAAAAAAATCTAGCATGTTTTGTATTATGGAGAGATCATGACCTAATGTGGAACAGTGAAACATTATCAAAAAAATACGGTCAAGAGCCTTGGCATTATGCGATAAAACCTATTAAATCAAAATATATAAAATACGTTACGTTAAACAATTCATTAGCTAAAAAACTAAAAGATTGGAGTAAGCAAGATATCAATATTGATGTTATGCGTAACACTTATTTATTTAATAATAATCATGATCGAATAAATATAAGAGATAGATTTAATATATCAAAAGATGATTTTTTAATCGCTAGAACCACTAGAATCATTCCTGAAAAAAAATTAGAAAGAGATATTTACCTGGTAAAAAAGCTTAATGATTTATATACAAAAAATAATAAATTATGCTCTATATATTTAATTATTGCTGGTGATGAAAAAGAAAATATTGATTATTCACATTATCTAAGGAAATATATAAAAGAATTAGAACTAGAGAATTTTATAAAATTTTCTGGACCACTTCAACATGATTTTATCGAAAATGAAAACAATAAAGCAACTATTCAAGACCTCTATTATTCTAGCGATATGGTTTCATTTTTAACATCCTATGATTATGATAGTTATGGTAATCCCATAGGTGAAGCAATTAGTCATAATCGTTGTTATATATCCACAAGTTACGAATACTATCATGAAGTTTATGGACAACATGGCTTTAAAACTGAATTAATGAATATTTCGCCAAAAAAAGATGGACTACCGGACGACGATTTTATCCAGCGAGTTTATAATTTAATCACTGATCAAAATAAGACAGCAGCTTTGGTGAAACACAATTTTAATATAGGAAAAAATTTATTATCTAATAAGATAATAAATAAAATATTTAATATCTAG